A region of Moorena producens PAL-8-15-08-1 DNA encodes the following proteins:
- a CDS encoding DUF1778 domain-containing protein, with amino-acid sequence MASTTPNDTPVKARLPASVKDTLQKAADLTGATLNQFMVHAQVKEAQKVINKN; translated from the coding sequence ATGGCAAGTACTACTCCTAATGATACTCCCGTGAAAGCTAGGCTTCCTGCATCGGTCAAAGATACTTTACAAAAAGCTGCGGATTTAACGGGGGCAACCTTAAATCAATTTATGGTTCATGCTCAGGTTAAAGAAGCCCAAAAAGTGATTAATAAAAATTGA
- a CDS encoding flavin monoamine oxidase family protein gives MFNPYRHTQELERPFSFERLYRHPGSLSPYDQGGTRKRIGIIGGGIAGLVSAYELSQLNHQVTVLEADSRLGGRIKTHYFSDGTYGELGAMRIPTSHGCTLHYIDKFNLPKRPFINYNPAAFYYLRGNKTRLDSYQELFGVYKLTPDEQQDPGEIYDQLLEELIDSLTEKEKWELFAPTFTSDKVRKWDTLTVTDYFRSHLSPDAFELLGHATGAIHYDKVSLLNGLIDFFAWHRVEQYELIGGLDTLIKALVKSISGIIQTEARVTTIEMTDRGVRLVWNKLDKQQIAEFDYIICTIPATALAQINFEPSLPSQQQEAINNLGYYSASKTLLHCTARPWEFADHVYGGGSFTDLNIEKCWYPSDNAQLDSTNLSQPHIVAKDKDISYQPSVLTAAYRWEYNSIKFRTLEETAKTDLTLEEVSQLHPNIKDYTDDIIHSIWNEDNQSGSGSYAYFAPGDRENYQPLLGQAYPVDNPRVFFAGEHLAINHASIQGAVQTAVSAVIDLLESSIFEI, from the coding sequence ATGTTTAACCCTTACCGCCATACACAAGAGTTAGAGCGACCTTTTTCCTTTGAGCGCCTGTATCGTCATCCTGGTTCCCTTAGTCCCTACGATCAAGGTGGTACTCGCAAACGAATTGGGATTATCGGTGGAGGAATTGCTGGACTTGTTAGTGCTTACGAACTGAGTCAACTCAACCATCAAGTTACTGTATTAGAGGCTGATTCTCGCCTCGGAGGAAGAATTAAGACTCATTATTTTAGTGATGGCACTTATGGGGAATTAGGCGCAATGCGAATTCCTACTAGTCATGGCTGCACATTACACTATATAGATAAGTTTAATTTACCAAAAAGACCTTTTATTAATTACAATCCCGCCGCTTTTTATTATCTACGGGGTAATAAAACTCGTTTAGATAGTTACCAAGAGTTGTTTGGTGTTTACAAGTTAACCCCTGATGAGCAACAAGACCCAGGGGAAATTTACGACCAGTTATTGGAAGAATTAATCGATTCTTTGACTGAAAAGGAGAAATGGGAGTTATTTGCACCCACTTTCACCAGTGATAAAGTTAGGAAATGGGATACCCTAACGGTTACCGACTATTTTCGCAGTCATCTTTCTCCCGATGCTTTTGAGTTACTGGGTCATGCTACTGGAGCAATTCATTACGACAAAGTCTCTCTGTTAAATGGTTTAATTGACTTCTTTGCTTGGCATCGAGTAGAACAATATGAGCTAATCGGAGGACTGGACACGTTAATTAAGGCTTTGGTTAAAAGCATATCAGGCATAATCCAGACTGAAGCCAGAGTAACAACGATAGAAATGACCGATAGAGGGGTTCGGCTGGTCTGGAATAAGCTGGATAAGCAACAAATCGCCGAATTTGACTATATTATCTGTACTATTCCTGCTACTGCTCTGGCTCAGATTAATTTTGAGCCTAGTTTACCTAGCCAACAACAGGAAGCGATTAACAATTTGGGGTATTACAGTGCCAGTAAAACTCTATTACACTGTACCGCTCGTCCTTGGGAATTTGCAGATCATGTCTATGGGGGTGGTAGCTTTACGGATTTAAATATAGAAAAGTGTTGGTATCCTTCTGATAATGCTCAATTAGACTCAACCAACCTTTCTCAACCTCATATTGTTGCTAAAGATAAGGATATTTCTTATCAACCATCAGTATTAACTGCTGCTTATCGCTGGGAATATAATTCCATAAAATTTAGGACTTTAGAGGAAACAGCTAAAACTGATTTAACCTTAGAGGAAGTTTCCCAACTGCATCCTAATATTAAAGACTATACTGATGATATTATTCATAGTATTTGGAATGAAGATAATCAGTCTGGTTCTGGTTCTTATGCCTATTTTGCTCCAGGGGATCGGGAGAACTATCAACCATTACTCGGTCAAGCTTATCCAGTAGATAATCCCCGTGTTTTCTTTGCAGGGGAACACTTGGCAATTAATCATGCTTCAATTCAAGGAGCGGTGCAAACAGCTGTTTCAGCAGTTATTGATCTTCTGGAAAGTTCTATTTTTGAGATTTAA